Genomic DNA from Danio rerio strain Tuebingen ecotype United States chromosome 5, GRCz12tu, whole genome shotgun sequence:
TTTCCAAAAAAGACTATTTACAAAAGCTTTCGCATTTTCAAAAATCCtaattatattttcattaacAGGGTCTCTAATAAAATGGAATTTTATATTCAACATTTTTTCCCAACATACATTATTTACACAATCTCGGGCCTTAGAAACTAAATTAAGAGGAAACGACAAcagaaaacaataacaataaacctaaatgaaatcttattttaaaattcTATTTCGCGAGAAAGCGACAGAGAAGGCTTCCTCTGATTGGCTGCGCTGGAGGCCAGATGCAAATGCTGCTAATTTGAAATTAGCATAGGCGTAAACACACCTGGCGCCACTCCTGACTGTTTATCATTTCGTGTGCAGTCCATATAAAAATAGACCTAGCACTAGATATTCCAGGATGATATGGAGAACATGTTTTGATTCTCTGATTTGTGCATGATTTTTTCCTTATCTGTGTTTGTATGCAAACACAGATGATTAATGTGCACATCTGAGAAGAAGCAGAGGTGAAGGCAAAATGTCACGCGTTCTGTACTGTATGATGATGAATTTTTGGCTTCTCAGTGGGACTCTACATACACACGTTCATACTGTTACGACTCCATGTCTACGTCCAAACAGAGCAACGTGAATTACACAAAAAAGACATGTTAGTGGACTAAAGTATGCAAAGATATGCGTTTTGTGACTGAAAAGAGGTCACAGGCTCATGGTGTAGAGGCAAATCCCTAAAGATGATTTTAACCTACAAACCTTTGGGAGACAGAATATGAAAaagaatgatgataataataatgtcaaaatacaaacattattCAGCACTTCACACACCACTGACAACAAATAGCAAGTATCTACTTGTGTTGGGCTGAGAGGAGAGAGAATTTGAACTGAAACCATAGTCGAGTGAACAAAACACAGACTGGGAGTTCTGGAAGGTCTGGCACTGGTGTTTACATATTATATTCCGTCTTTCACTCACTCGCTTTTCCACCGAGAGGCTGTCTGTTACTGACCCGTGAACACCGAAGTGTGTGAGTGCGAGTGTGTTTGTTCAATTGCCTCTACAGCATGTAAAATGAATGAGTGTCTGGAGAGACGCAGGGAAATGAGATGAGAGGACATATATTGAGTGTGTGAAGATGAGAGCGGCATTCGTAACAGTGTTTAAGACATTATTTCTTTGAGCGAGACACTGTGAAAGCTGCAAGATTCAGAGCGAtactgataaaaacaaaacactgtgaTGGATTGAGAAATGAAAGAAAACGAAgcgaaaaagtacaaaaaaacacacaattgaGAGCTTCCTGCTTTGTGATGTCACTCTAGCATCCCTCTGTGATTGGTTGTCGGCTGATCTTCAGCGGTGAAGTCCGTGCCTGAGTGCCACGCAATTTTGGGGAAGGTTTTCTGCCGTTTCACACGCATCGAGAGCGAccggcacacacacatacacacagtgtaGTGTTCGGAAAGCGGACGGAGGGAAGGGAAATCCGAGAGGAATCATCCACGGAGTCTTTTGCGATCCTCCTTTCCACTTGTCCCTCTCCATCCTCTCGCAGACGGGGTTAGGCAATGAAAAAAGATTCAGGAGACCTTACAAAAAACGAGTTCTTATTGCGCTTGCTTGGCTCTCATTCGCTCAGACTTTGTAGTAGATATTGGCAGGGCTCTGCGGCGGCATTTCCTGCACTATGTAGACGGGGTGTCCATAGTCTCCGCTAACTTTTTCATAGTGGGGACAGTAGTTATTCTCTGTTGTCCGCAGGGGGATGATGATGTCACTTGGCTCTGAGCCGGCCTGGGCGGCTCCTTTGGGCGTGGCCAGAGTGCTGAGTGACAGGGCAGTCCCGCCCCTGGGTTGCGAGTGCTTCCGGGTTCTCTTGCGAAGCTTGAGGAGCAAGACGATGAGGATGATTATGATTAGGAGGAAGATCACACAGCCCGCTCCGATGGCAGCGAAGAGAGCTGGTTTAGAGCCGAATATTCCTTCCACAGAACCGGGACTGTTGTTCTGGTTTCTTGTGTCTGAAAGAAAAAGGGTAGGCATTATAAGGTGGCACACACTCGTTTTTCTCTTTCAGTGTGAATTATCATTAAGAACGACGTTAGTGCTCTCGTTAACAGTGTTTAGTGTTAGCCTCGGTTGTCTGAGGTAAAGATAATCTGCAATGGTTGTAGAAAAAAAAGCCTTAGTGTTTGTTAGCATTGGCACTGAGCTaccattaaagtaaataaaactgtTGCTGTGTGTATTGTTGCGCTGCCAGCTGAAATGGCTACCGATGACTCCTGCATTACGAATACACAGTTTTCTGCCTGacaataaaatccatgttgtCAAGTGTATTTAACAACAGTATGAAGCTAAACAACACACACCCTGATTGAAATAAGCCTTTCAAATTATAGTTCAGAACAACACTCAAttattatgaatgtattaaaaactTGTTCTGCTAAATATTTTCTTTGTGGAAATagattttaagtgaagttttataaactcaTTTCAGGGGGATCACGTGTCatgattgaccatggctggtctCGCATCAACAATTAACGATAAACCAATCAGACGAATTCAAGGCTACATAAATAGCCATTTTCCTTACTTCTCCTATCTTCGATTTTGAAAAGTCCCCCCCGTCCACCCTTTTTATCCCTCCTATActaggggagctctcgagacctacctgatcttggacCCCCTGCTATACTAAATAaccaggagggagccctgggctcaaagatctccaagctcagggctctctcccgggacagaatGCCAAACCTGCAAtcagcagtgttggggaaagtaacTTTAGAAAGTAGTGCACTACAGTATTGAGTCAACTAATTGTGTTGGTTACTTTGTATGGAAAGTAATGCAATATATCACTTTTGAGTTACTATTACATTTGCTTTACTTTTCCTTTTCTGGCTAAGGtctgatctctttcagaacttggtGTTTTCTTCACCTTTTTATAGAGAatctctgcaattaacaacaaaCTATATAGCCTACAATAACTTATTATTAacctctttaaaaaatgtaggataaaattatattattagaacTTTCAGAggccagagctctacatgctgtaTATTCAGATTAATGAAAGCATGTaatgcaatgtgtttgctacttttgaatgttttgtgttattagttaagtaaattcACTGTCCATTAAGATAAAGAATGCAATAAAGCCTAAGAGTACTAACATGAAACAGTTTATTATAGGGTAGATGCTAAAGGTAACTTCAATACctctttaatactttttaaagaccttctcagaatatttgaAGACATCatcaccacttcaagttctaatcagtgtcaaacctttaacttaataaacagttgttaataaacagttgtagttacataaatcaatggagcacaaccactCAGACAAGCttggaaaaaaacaaagaagTGAAAGAATAAATtgtggttgttttcagcgacaggcttcagccaatgTTTAAATTTGTCTTTCTCCAACCAAGaatacgcaaacttacattttcccattttgatgTCTGTTTCTCTCTATGGTtttgctacatgtggagagcgtcacatcaccttcctgcGTTTGTCGCAGAGGAGCTTGGCCGGACGCGCCCCAGCCCAAACCAATCTTGTGGATCAAGCACGCTGTTGTTAATattagaaggaaaataaatatatttatgcttttttggagtcagaCACTTTGGACAActcttgaacaaaatttaagacgcGATTAAGTTGCTTATACAGTAACACTAGACGCTTGGCAGCATCTCttcaacaataaaagcaataaccatATTTTAAGTTTAGTTGAATTAATAGTTTTACCTGGAGAACATGAACTGATGTCAATCATTTGTTGTTTAGCTGCAAGTGGGCTGCGGGGTGTAGTGTTTCGCAtccagttttgtttgttttctttgatGTCATGTTTCTTACAGTTTACTTAAAGAGTTTTACTTACGCATAATCTAAACTTAACAACAATCCATTTCTTTTCTTCGCCGAGTTCAAAATAACAGGAATCTATCGCAAAAATGTAAGTATCCAGCCTGCCATTATTTCTAACTGACTGTAGTGCTGACGGGTGATTCGCAAATAAATCGTTTGTTTTAACCAGATCTGCTAAGTGAACAGGTCGAACCAGTTCATTAAATTGAGGGGAGTCGCCGTGAAATTATTTGCATCTTTAGTAAGTACTAACATACAAGACACcccctctgactcgaaataaacctctatcctgagttattcagttactagaacagtacactgactgATTTGCTGTGAAAAAAGAGAccggatgatgatgatgagtgcgaGACGACTGTCTGTCACAGTTTGCTCTGATTCAGCCTGACTAAGGTCATTTTTATTCcgcaatatattttgtaaaagccaattaagcaaAGTAAAAAGTAACTTGCGTTACATTTTTtcaagtaactcaaataatattacttattttttaaattaatgcgTTAAATTACTCAGTACTTTGTAAAAGAAGTATTATTGCATAATGAGCAATATTtataatgcgttacccccaacactagCAATCAGTATCAAGCTTTAGCTAAGTGTGAAAACTTGAATTAAGGGATTGTACAATACGAGAAGCCTTATGAAAtttaaccatggttttactacaaataaatcaTTAACCTCTTAACAAAAAACATGGTCATTACACTTTGATTTGGTTTTATGCTATAATAAAAGGAATGAATTTCCATTTCATACCAACATCTTATGCAAGTATGTCTGAATGATACCAGGTGATCCCGAACCAAGCATAATTACACACATCAGTCAGCTGGTCATTCACATAACCCACCAGCTAGCCGATTTTGAGAAGATGTAATAGCGGTTCATGTCTTGAGTGTAATGCGTCCTCTGAGAGGATGAATCTGACCTCAGGAATCTTAAGCGCTGTGATCACTGCAGAGATACAGTTTGAGTCCTCTGTTCTTTCTTAATGATTCTGTCTCCatgtttctctctttctttctctcctaATGAAGTTTAGACCTCCCGTAGGTTAATGGCTGCTAGGACGTGATAAAGACATGCTACATTAactcctgtctctctctctctctaacacacacgCGGCTGCCTGAGGGAGGCAGTAGCTCTGCATTGCTGCAGTTCATCTGTTGGGTTTCCCAGTGACATTTACTGTggcagatctcagatcagtttgtCCTCTGAACATCCCATGTCAGTAATAGGAAAACACCATCATGATCCCAAACCAGCTGGCGTAAACACAGGTGATTTGTGTTTCCTCACCTTTGCCGGGCATTTTGGATCCATTCCCGTCCACTTCATTCTCTCTGCCTCGTTCAGTCTTGCGAGAAGGGCTGGTTGTGGGGTCCTTGATCTCATTGTCATACGGCCGGTCTGGGAGGTCTGGTAAATCTGGATCTGGTGCATTTGGATCTAAAACATACGATCACATACATAACCAATTAGGAACGAGAACATTCAAGGAAATCAGTTTCAGTACagcatatgcatttgtttacatTCGGGTGTCAGGGTCCTGCTCATGAGATGGCTTTTATGACTTAAACTATGTACgctctgtgtgtgaatgtgaagttATGAGGTAATGCTAACTTGGATAATGTTTAACTGTAATCTAATTGGTGGTTAGTGAGTCAGTTGACTTAATCGTGCACCAAATGAGGCTTAAATGACTGTACCTTTGGACATGCTGAAGATaaagaaggtgtgtgtgtgtgtgtgtgtgactcacctTGGCCCACTTTCATGATGATCTTCATGGATCTCGTACTACAAACCCCACCTTCTCTGTTTTCCAAGCCTTCCTGTGTTCCATTAGACGTTGCTgaagagagaggggaaaaaacaGAGGGGTTTTGTGATTGTCAGGGCGAATTAGGTTTAGATTTATACCACTTTTGATTGGACTTCTTGCTGCAAACCAAAGCAGGAAAAGGAAACCCTAATTTACCTCTATAAATCAGACAAGCAAACACACGTATACACACTCGCACACAGTCCTTTGGCAAAAGAAATGCTCATTCTGCCCTTAAATCACACATTGCAACCTAATATTACCTTAGAAACATCCAAAAACAAACtaacgtttgtgtgtgtgtctcagaatATGGACAAGATGAAAAAAAGCTCCAGTGTATTCTCCTATTACTTGTCCCTATGATAGTAATCTGATCCCATGggaatgcacaaacacacacacacacacacacacacacacagcaatgcAGTAAGAAAAGCCATGTGTATGAATTTTCTCCTTCTCTTGCGTAGGCCCAAAAGCCTCAACATTTCCTTCAGAATGATCCCAGTGAGTTTGAGTGATGGGAGCCATAGACAGGCCTAAAATATGCCATGGTGTATTTAGAGCCATGTAGCATCTCTGCtatgtgtttgagagagagataAGCGTGAGAAAGTGAGTGCGCTCTGGctgggacacacacacatatatacaaaatGCACCAACACACGCTCCCATTATGTAGTTAAATAAACCGATATTGTCACAGCGGGTGATCCACCTTCATTCAATTTAACCCCCAATTACACCCGCACAAGCTCGCGCACGTACGTGCATA
This window encodes:
- the efnb1 gene encoding ephrin-B1 — encoded protein: MAGSDGSWKYYLWILTAMCRYALPAAKSLESVVWNSQNPKFVSGKGLVIYPEIGDKLDIICPKGDMGRPYEFYKLYLVKKEQAESCSTILDPNVLVTCNKPEKDIKFTIKFQEFSPNYMGLEFKRFTNYYITSTSNGTQEGLENREGGVCSTRSMKIIMKVGQDPNAPDPDLPDLPDRPYDNEIKDPTTSPSRKTERGRENEVDGNGSKMPGKDTRNQNNSPGSVEGIFGSKPALFAAIGAGCVIFLLIIIILIVLLLKLRKRTRKHSQPRGGTALSLSTLATPKGAAQAGSEPSDIIIPLRTTENNYCPHYEKVSGDYGHPVYIVQEMPPQSPANIYYKV